ATGAAAATgcggaaaggaaggaagatgaaaatgctgaaaaaaaagaggatgaaaatgcggaaaggaaggaagatgaaaatgctgaaaaaaagaggatgaaaatgtagaaaagaaggaagatgaaaagaggaaaagaaggaagatgaaaatgtagaaaagaaggaagatgaaaaagaggaaaagaaggaagatgaAAATGAGCAGAAAGGGGCTGATGAAAgtgctgaaaaaaaacaggatgAAAATgcggaaaagaaggaagatgaaaatgcggaaaaaaaagaggatgaaaatgtgaagagagAAACTgacgaaaatgtgaagagagAGACtaatgaaaatgtgaagagaaaaacagacgaaaatgtgaagagagAAACagatgaaaatgtgaagagagAAACtgatgaaaatgtgaagagagAAACTGACGAAAATGTTAAGAGAGAAACTTAtgacaaaagggaaagaacgagggatgatgaaaataaaagagaaagagatgatagaagagaaagaaataGAGAAAGGGATGAGAAAAATACTGATGAAAggagagaaagaagaagggaTAATGAAAGTTATAGAAACAGAGATGAAAGAATGGAGAAGGGGGTGATGAAGCGATTGATGGGAGAAAGGCAATTAGAAGAGAAAGGGATGAAGAGGCTGATGGCAGAAGGCAAGGAAGAAGTGAAAGGGATGGAGAAATGGATGATACAAataggagaagaaggagaagaagaagagaaagggATGAAGAAACGGATGaagaaatgaatgaaaaaaagaaaagaagaaaaagggatcCTGAAACGGAAGAACAGATGGATAACAGAAGGCACCGAAAAAAGGATGTAAAAAGAGTTAATAGaatggatgaaaaaaaaaataacaacagaAAGGATGAAAcagagcagaaaaaaaatggccccaagaaaatgaaaaagggatCAAGGACACAAAATATGGTAGATTCAGTAATGGATAATCTTGAACCCGAATTTGTAAACCGCTCCCAACGAGAACATTTTCTAAGAAAGCAGTCAACGTATTGTACTTCGAGAGATTTAGATGAAGAAGCAGACGATTCTCTCATTAACCCTAAACGTATTAAATTATTGCATAGagaatttatattaaaagacCTACcaaataatgtaaaaaaatatccttttttttcaagaagCTTCAAAACTCCTATGAACCTGagtgacaaaaaattgttgaaaCTTATTTATGCCTTAAATGAATCGTCCCCAAAGCAAGATGTATATTATGTTTGGAAGTTATTCCGTTGGGTGGtgagaaataaatatgttcatGTTTTAGATGAACTATGGACTGTATATAAAGAATTACCGAAAAATTCTACTTGGCAGATATAttcttctaaaaaaaatggaaacaatgTTATGACTTATATATGGATCATGTAAGAAATGAAGAGACATATTTCAATAAAAAGTTTGTTACCATGAtcgaaaacaaaaatgcaaatacgAGGGAAGTTAAACGTTTGCTTGCTAGTAGTTTAAAGAAATCACAAGGATTCgcagacaaaataaaaagtagtTGCCAAAAGGTTTTAGAGGATGTTAAAGccccaaaaaaggataaaaaagcCTGATATAGCAACATAAGTTAACGCAAAATGtatgttttattaaattttagtCATAAAACATAAAGGATCTCTTGAAGGGAGTTGCATTCTCTCACGCACTTCGTTTATGGATGGGGTGTGTACATTTCCATACGTACAAGCACAAAACTCTAGATTGGAAGTACgttgtatttatatgtacatgtgaaGGACACCATTTAATTGAACCCCTCCGGCCcatatgtaaattttgtttttgtagtTTATGCTATAATTAGTttaagtatatatacatagcAAATGTGTATTAtgttttgtgtgtgtgtataatACCAGGTTCCATTCATCCAAGTAANNNNNNNNNNNNNNNNNNNNNNNNNNNNNNNNNNNNNNNNNNNNNNNNNNNNNNNNNNNNNNNNNNNNNNNNNNNNNNNNNNNNNNNNNNtttaatttttttaattggatacatttatttttataattttatgaggttatttattgtatattaaatttacatTTCTCCTTACTAAATATgaagtttttcttttgttaattagaaaatataattcccCATAGTATATTATCACCTATTACTCCCGCCTTATGctatatcattttatttgttaattttttttattagctAAACATGATTAACGCAAGCATTATATGACATTATTATTATgctgttattttattatgaaaCATTATTTTGAAATTAGACACATTTGAAGACCGCATTTTGCCTTCCTTCACGCAACAAAACGTTTGGGAAGCAAACTGGGGTGGCATGTttcaaatgaaaaatcattaaaattaaaatcgcTGGGCTGTCATATACTCCTAGTATTAAGCTGTGTATGTTACTtattgttcgtttttttttttttttgactataacaaattataacattaaattcatggagaaaaaaattagcaaagtGCTCGCTAATATGTAAATTGAAAGCAGTTCGTATAATATACCATCTGTGCGAAcgagaaaatataaaaatcaaaatgcCTTATTATCGAATAAACGACCGTTTTGTCCTTTTATGCGTTCTTGCAATTTATAAAACGCACtacaatttttaacaaaacgCACGTATTTGCCATTTCAACATAGTCCATTTTGcaactgtttttttgttctctttttGGTCAATTTTccgttaatatttttttttcatcataccCCACTTTAGCTTTTTtcgatgatttttttttcattcctttttaacaataCGTGGATTTTTAAAGGGGCAAATTAAGGAATTTCAGGGAAAggggatttaaaaaaaaataaaaaggcaaaaaataatgcaaaaacAATACCCCCTTATATCCTcttattattttaacattttttataagatTTATAAAACTACGGAAACAGCAATTTTGTGGGACATGCGGCAGCAGAGTACGCATTTGAGAcattccctttttcatcAGAAAAATGTCATCCTCATcagaaaaaaggtgcacattattatttattattacatagGTAGAGTGAAGTTGCGTAAAACGCGACATCCTTCCGCCcacataataatttaatatggCTCTATTGCCATGCTGAATAGCAAAGGCGTGCATAAATAGTGAATGCGACATATGTCCATATGTAGAGAGAAAACATTTCTCACtaaaacaatattttaatgagactataaaatatggaaaaagcAAACGTTGTAcgatttctcctttttatgcttatttaccttataatatatacaatggcaaaataaaaattgttgacaaaattaaaaatcatTGTATATACTCAGTGTACATCTATAGTAtgtcttttttaaaaggtatTATTCTGTCGTGGCACAAGTGCAAGGGGGGTGGGTAATCCACGCGATACGTTATTTTTcaggaattttttaaatagaaTTTTTATAGCAAAAGGtcaaaatgtgtttttcaTCAAGTATTAAATGCATTGGCAATATTTTCACTATTTAAATTTCAGTACATGAAAAgaatctttttttaaaagtaccCCACAGATCATATTGTTGAGCGGACAGGAATAATAATTGTACCCTTAACATTAAAACAAcgataatatgtatgcaattattatgcatatacatgtacgtcATGCTGCACGCGCATGTGCtcgcataaatatattttccttgttACTGAGCCAATGGGATGAAAAGcttccatttatttatttattattgcAATTATTTAATACGTTTTATGCTACAATAGCGCGCAGGGCCGAAAAATAATATTCGCAAGAAATAGCCCATGTACGTAcagtacatatttattatttttcttccctacAAAATAGGACATTATGacttggtaattttttttttttttttttgtagtacTCAAAAGTACGTACCTAAATCATACAAgctattatttataatgaaAAGGCTTTTGAGatgattccatttttaaaacattttctcTCAGGCtatatattatgcatatttttcttatttattttgatacCGACCGACCTACATTTCTTttcttatctttttttcactattgcgttaaaaatataaaattgatTATTACATGCATGTAAATGCAATAGCATTGCGGTATGCATAAAGAAATAGAAGCCCTAAAAAGTCGTAATTGTAATAATAACGTGACAGAGGCATTAAAGTACAGTTATTAAGAagaacgataaaaaaaaaaaaaaagaataaattaaaattaactGCCAAGGCAAAAcggaaatacaaaataaaagcaattatttttgcaGCGTAAAAAAAACTGCCTTTTAAAgtaatgaaaagaaaaacgcaaaatataaataataattttctgcCTATAGATAAAATACAGGAGGAGAACATTCatcatcatataattttttaaaagtaaattttttatatcatctatccaaaaaatatatttaatttatatatatacatttaatttattatctATGTGcatgataaatattatatgctAATAAATAATGTAGGAAGATATACGACCcagctcattttttattcataatcATAATCCTGCATCATGTGCATACGGATTAGGGGTTTGACAATTTTAACCTTATGCTAAAATAGCAGTTATTTATTAacgtaaagaaaaaataaaaagaaaaaaaaatatataatatatacgaGAAAATTCCAGCATTATCGTACCGTACATGATTTTGTATATGCTATTCCTGATGCCCtaaatgtactttttaatgacataaatattttttaactattTCGCAAAGAAAATAGCAGCATtagttttataaataaaaaaacgcgaTTCTAAATTTTATGAGAaatctattttttataaatcttTTATCCCGCGATATTAGAATttggtattttttcttaaaattaatgaaatttttaaatttctaaaattaaattagaaattgttttttttttcgttgatgcgttattttattctttattttaattttatttttttagcaatTTTAATAGGAGGAATAcactatattatattattattttattattattatttttaaaatacagcAATTATTTctgaaaagaaatatatattttttaatttttccaaaataaattcgaaatagtaaaaaaatttgtgcaaatatttattgtttttttattttaacaaatattatataatattatgNNNNNNNNNNNNNNNNNNNNNNNNNNNNNNNNNNNNNNNNNNNNNNNNNNNNNNNNNNNNNNNNNNNNNNNNNNNNNNNNatatttttttaaattaaagattttttaaaaaataaaaaatatttttcgtaaattttaacatttcatgatttttatatctaagattttactaaaaattttcagagcttttttgtttataaaacCCTACGTTGCTTTATACaagtatagaaaaaaataaaataaaataaattaatttgaaCAGTAACGTTATTTTGTTAAGACGTATATtctatgaaaaaaaaactaccaaCGGAACAACTGTTATATGGTAACAAATCATACATTGACCATGTTTTGACTTCCTTTTTACAGGTATAGagatacacaaaaaagatTGGCACGCCCAGACAGCTGGTTGATTGGTATTCCTTTCGAATAAGGTACGGCAATACTTTCGtcaaatatgtatgcattatatatgcatatgtacctTGTATGACTATCCACATATCTGTCCTCCTCTGTTTCGTAcctttttgccctttttgctTATTCGAAAAAAGTAACCTTAACCTCCACCCACCCCCAATGCATTACCTACTGACCGAATAACTATTTTGCAGAGGCCATTTTGCGTTCTTTCTCCCCCACTTGCACGTATCTGAGATGTGAATACTAATACGTGTTAAACCTCTCATCACATATGTACAATATATATTACCCCTCCGTGTTTgcttaatatatacataataatgtcccttttgcatttccctCCCATTCCAGAAAGAAGCAAATTTTAGTAATACTATATCGTTATCCACTTCGCTGAACATACCATTCAGACTAATAATTATAAGTCtaagatatatttaaaaatagagTAACTAAGTATAATAAATACCCTTTTGCCCTTATCTAATAACGAAATAACCGAAAATGTATCCAAAAAAGAACTTCGACAAACCCGACCCAACTTCCCCATACCAACGTCAATATGAAGAGTCAGAGGAAAATAGACAAAATTATGGATACCCCCCCAGCGCAACCATGATAAACCTTACTGGTAACCAAGACCAACGAATAAACGTATTGCAACAACTTGGAATAAACAACAGAAATGTAATGCagtttttaataaatatgtttatcTACGTTGCTGCTATATTAGttagtttaaaaatatgggaCTACATGTCTTACAGCAAATGTGATTATTACaaagatttattattaaGAATTGTAAGATACCAATCGCATATGAATGATGGCAAGATGGCCTAAGCGATAAGTAGACATGGAAAACCGGCTCACATTATAAAAGCGACAAAACGTGGGACGCGCAGAACCTTAGGCGAGCAGTGTGGTGCAGCATAGCATCCTATCAGCAAAAGATAATATTAACGTAATGTAGCCATATATAGCTGTACATTAATTTTAGCTCATTCGATAAAAAACAGAATAAGATACACCCCCAAAGACAGGCTCACAGAAAGTGCTACTGCAATTCACTTGATATCCCCCTAATGTTTTTACTGCATACATCCGCATggcattattttattctattccattatatttttttcttatttatttacacacATGATTAACGCCCACCGTGCCCCCTTCCATCACGAATTTTTACCTACATTTAgcgaatattttaaaatatatatttttggtaTTGCGTAACATAATATGATcatatgccttttttatcaaatcgCAACGTGttctatatttatatatatttatgtactatatattatattatNNNNNNNNNNNNNNNNNNNNNNNNNNNNNNNNNNNNNNNNNNNNNNNNNNNNNNNNNNNNNNNNNNNNNNNNNNNNNNNNNNNNNNNNNNNNNNNNNNNNNNNNNNNNNNNNNNNNNNNNNNNNNNNNNNNNNNNNNNNNNNNNNNNNNNNNNNNNNNNNNNNNNNNNNNNNNNNNNNNNNNNNNNNNNNNNNNNNNNNNNNNNNNNNNNataatttttatgattttctatttttctccctcccattttattatttttacgttGCATACTTCTTATTATGTGTTTTAATGTCATAATGTCTTAATGATATAATGGATGAATAAGTAAaactttaaaataaaattttgttattaaatttgttatttttgtacCGATATCTGAAGTTCAACCGGGAATGAGCAAGTGGGGGAGAGAAAAGTAGTACCCCCttaactcctttttaaaaatcaacaaggaaaaaaatgtctaagcgaatgtaaaaaaaaaaaattacaatcatggagcaaaaaattgttcaattCCTTAATGCGATGCATCTATTGTACGCgcatttgccttttttttttttttttaatacttgaaaaggggaagataaATTTTCCCACTGTGAGCGTACAAAAATTGATCTCactaaaataatataccatACCTGGCACAGTTTTTTGCCACAGCAACGGAGGCTATACAAATAGAAAATTATGCAGCAAAACGGAGGTTATATTGGGGtagctctccatttttaccatGTTCATGAGAATAAGACCCTATTCATTATCTTTTTGTGTGGTTCATTATTCGAAACATATGTATC
The sequence above is a segment of the Plasmodium cynomolgi strain B DNA, scaffold: 0012, whole genome shotgun sequence genome. Coding sequences within it:
- a CDS encoding hypothetical protein (putative), which encodes MYPKKNFDKPDPTSPYQRQYEESEENRQNYGYPPSATMINLTGNQDQRINVLQQLGINNRNVMQFLINMFIYVAAILVSLKIWDYMSYSKCDYYKDLLLRIVRYQSHMNDGKMA